Genomic DNA from Thalassoroseus pseudoceratinae:
TTCTGCTAGTCATCGGGTTGGCTTACCTTCCCGCCACATTGCAGGCGGCCGATCACCCGAATGTGCTATTGCTTTGTATTGACGACTTACGGCCTGAGTTAGGTTGCTATGGTGTTGACTATATTCAATCCCCTCGGATCGACGCCTTGGCGAAAAAGGGGCGTATTTTTACGAAGCACTATGTGCAGGCTCCCACTTGTGGTGCGTCGCGGTTTGCCTTGTTGACTGGTACTTACGGTTCCTACGGGAACAACGCGTTGTTTAAGAGGTCGCGAGAGCTACGTTCCGGGGCTGAATCAGTCCCACCGAGTTTTCCGGCATGGTTCAAGACGCATGGTTATCGCACGGTATCGGTCGGGAAGGTGTCGCATCATCCGGGTGGACGCGGTGGTTCCAACTGGGACGATGATTCCCAGCCCGAGATGCCAAACTCCTGGGATCGACATCTAATGCCTTGCGGGGACTGGGAGCATCCACGTGGTGCTATGCATGGATTAGCCCACGGGGAAATTCGAAAGAACGCAAAGGAGATGGATGTCTTTCAGTCGAAGCCGGGGTCAGACGACATTTATCCCGACGGGTTAATCACTGCAGAGGCATTGCATCAACTTGATGACTTGGCCAAAGATACTGCCGAGACCCCGTTTTTCTTAGCCGTTGGAATTATCCGTCCGCATCTTCCGTTCGGTGCACCCGCAAAATACTTTGAGCCCTATCGAGATGCGGTTTTGCCGGCAATCGAGCATCCGTCGAAACCAACCGGCAAAACGACGTGGCATGGTTCTGGCGAGTTTATGAAGTACAACCGCTGGAAGCGAAATCCTAACACGGACGCTGAATTTGCAACCGAGGTTCGCAAGCACTATGCCGCTTGCGTCACGTATGCGGATACCCTTGTGGGCCGGATTCTCGATCGTCTCGATCAACTGAAGCAACGCGAAAATACGATCGTCGTTCTTTGGGGGGATCACGGTTGGCATCTCGGGGAACAGGCGGTTTGGGGGAAGCATACCTTGTTCGAGGAGTCGTTGCGGTCTCCCTTAATTGTTTCATTCGACGGCATGGATGATCCCGGCGAATCGAGCTCGGCTATTGTGGAGACGATTGATATCTTTCCCACCGTCTGTGAGTTGGCGAGCATTCCCCGCCCGAATGGTATTGATGGGCAATCGTTAGTTCCGAATATCAACGATCCCAAGAAACAGGGGACCGAAGCGGTGTCTTACGGTTCTAGAGCAACGACAATTCGGACGCCAACGCATCGAATGGTTTTGCATCGTAATGGGTATGCGGAACTCTATGACCATCGTACTCCGGCGGGTGAAACTGTAAACATCGCGGAACGTGAGCCGGAAACTGTTCAACGACTCACTGAGAAGCTGCATAGCAAACGATCTTTCCCCCGAAACTAGTGTCGCGACTACGCGGTTGATGGGAACGCATAACTGCGTCGGTTTTTAAGGGGCTCTAGGTAACCTGTGACTACTCGATATCTGTATGAGTTGTGACAAATCGATTTAAAGGCTTTTGTAACTGAAAACCAACTCCGAATAATCGCTAATCGCTCACGATGCTAGTATTCCTACACACGAAGAGTTTAGTCCAATGAGAATGCGAATCGCCGCTTTTTTCTGTGTTCTGTTCACAGCTGCCGTTGGGGTGGCGAACGACCGTCCGAATGTTGTCATCTTATTTGCGGATGACATGGGTTATGGTGACCCGGCGTGCTATGGACATCCACAAATTCGCACTCCGAACATCGACGCTCTCGCGAAAGACGGACTTCGATTGACTTCGTTTGTCACGGGATCGTGGTGTGTGCCCTCACGGACCCAGTTGATCACTGGTCGGTACATGCCTCGGGTCAAGTTCAATGGTGGAACGGGGGCAGACGGACGCGGTGGCTTGCCAGATTCGGAATGGACGCTTGCGGAAGCTCTGCAAGACGCGGGTTACGCGACGCACATGGTCGGGAAATGGCATCTTGGGTACAAGCTGAAAAAGTTCCTGCCGGTTCACCAGGGGTTCGATACGTGGTTCGGGCTACCGTACTCGAACGACTATATTCGGCCGTGGGTGCAAACTGATGAACCACTCGGGCTGTATCGTGGTGATGAAATGGTGGAGCATCCGTTCGACCAAGACCCACTGACACAGCGATACACGGCTGAAGCCACTTCCTTGATCAAGAAGCACTCGGCGGATCAGCCGTTTCTACTGTATATAGCATACGCGATGCCACACTTGCCGCTGCACGTATCAAAGGAGTTCCGTGGGAAGTCACAGTTCGGACTGTATGGCGATGTGATCGAGGAAGTGGATTGGAGCATCGGGCAAATTCTCAAGACCCTTGATCAGAAAGGTCTCACGGAGAATACACTCGTGTTCTTTGCTTCTGACAATGGACCTTGGATCAATATGCCGCCTCGCATGCAACAAGCTGGAAACGAACTCTGGCATGCTGGTTCAGTGGGACCACTTCGGGGCTCCAAAGGAGAAACCTACGAAGGTGGACCACGTGTGCCAGCAATTATTCGTTGGCCGAGCAAGATCAAACCGGGCCGGGTTTCGGCCGAATTAGTCGGGATGCCCGATATCTATCGGACGTTGCTATCAGTGGCCAAGGCGGAACCGTCACCAAATGTTGTGGATGGACATGATCTGACGGCGTTCCTGCAAGGGGATGTCGCCAGTTCTCCACGAAAGGACTATTTCTATTTCCGAAGTGGATTGGAGGCAGTTCGCGTGGGGGATTGGAAATTGCGAACGAAGACAGGGACGGCGGAATTGTTTCACATGCGGACCGATCCCTACGAGCGAGTCAACCGGGCGGCAGACAAACCGGAGATCGTGAAAGACCTCTATCAACGCATGCAAGTAATGGCGAAGGAAGTCGGGAAAAGAGTTCAGAAGATCGAAAACTAGTGACACATCTTCGATGCGGGTTGGCGTCTCCGCTGGCTCACTTTGAAGCCGTGATGGCGATAGCTGTCCTTCGGAATGTACGAAAGTCACAGACCCTCGACGAGAAGCCCCGTCGAGGGTCTGTATTCACCGAATTGAATTGTCTGCACGACACAAAGGCATGGATTGCCATGACTGATGTCGTCTCATGCACGTTCGGCTACTCACTCACTTTCGTACGCGTCGACTTGGACGCCTTCTTCGTTCTGAATTTCGTATCCACTTCCATATCCGGTCAGACTAGCTTCGACGCCGAACCCGGCATGTCCGGAATTCAACATCTTCTGCCGAGCGTAAACGGCTTGAGCTGGCATGGTGTAATGCCAGTCCCATGGCCATGGAGTCGGTGGAACCATGCGCGGGTTGGGTTGCCACATCGGGACTTGTTGGTAGTACACACCCATTTGAGTGGTATCGGTGGGGTGTGACACAACCGGCAATGGCTGAGCAGCGCCCCGACCAGACCAAGCTTGTCCGCCGGTGTAGTAGTGGTTGGGCCAGTAACGATTGTAAACAACTGGAGTTCGCCAAATTGGACGACGCACCACACGGTGCCAATTGTAATACGGCGGAACGACCATGTTGCCGGGCAAGTGCATTCCGTTCACGCTGACGGGGTCGCCAACGCCAACCGGAACAAAGCCCTGATCCGTCATCGGATAAGACGACTCGTTGATCGTTTCACCGACCGAAGGGGAACTGGAAAGAACGCTCTCCGGAAGGACTTCAGGAGCCGGAACGCCATTGGTGTTGCCGTAAGACGGCAGCGGCTGCGCTTCGGTAATTGGTTCGTTCGGGACTGATCCGCTTTGCTGGGCCGACGCCTTCGACAAGGGCAGTCCTCCCCAGACGCAAACAACGACGACCAGTGTCATGTTGAAAAGAGGTATTCGGGACATCGCACCTTCCTGTGTGCTAGACCGCATCGTGGTTTCCATGCTACGAACGATGCGAAAACTGTCAGGTTTCCGCACCTTCGCAAGATCGAGACCTGTACGGATTAAGGTAAACTGCACAAGTGAGTTTGGGGAAGAATCGCCAAGTCTTACTCGTTCGCATCGAACAGTTGTCGGACCCGGCATCGCTAAGAATGCCTGATCGATTATGGTCCGTATTGCTGGGGATTTCGCCAAATCGGTGTTAAACGACTGACAGGAGTTCCCCAGCCAAAGTTAAACGTCTTTTGAACATTGGGAGCCAACGGCATACCGGTGGGCATTCCCGTTCCTTGAGCGGCGTAAATGCGACCGTCACGGGCATCGAAGTGCCACGGGTTGGTCTCGTATGCCACGTTGTATTTCCCGACACGGAGAAATCCGTTGCCGCGTGCTTCGCAGTCGTGCCCGGCCGGGTTCAAGTCGTGGAATCCCCAACTACAATCGCCGAAGCACTGCAGGCAATGGCACTGCAGCATTTGGCAGCTCGGGATCAAATCATGGACGTGTCCGAAACATCGACGACGGCATTCATGGGTGACACCGTTTTCATCCACATATGTGCCACCGTGTTTGCAGAACAGACTCGACAACCGACCGTCTCCGTTATTGCAGAACGGCATCG
This window encodes:
- a CDS encoding sulfatase, which gives rise to MQRFIHHSLLLVIGLAYLPATLQAADHPNVLLLCIDDLRPELGCYGVDYIQSPRIDALAKKGRIFTKHYVQAPTCGASRFALLTGTYGSYGNNALFKRSRELRSGAESVPPSFPAWFKTHGYRTVSVGKVSHHPGGRGGSNWDDDSQPEMPNSWDRHLMPCGDWEHPRGAMHGLAHGEIRKNAKEMDVFQSKPGSDDIYPDGLITAEALHQLDDLAKDTAETPFFLAVGIIRPHLPFGAPAKYFEPYRDAVLPAIEHPSKPTGKTTWHGSGEFMKYNRWKRNPNTDAEFATEVRKHYAACVTYADTLVGRILDRLDQLKQRENTIVVLWGDHGWHLGEQAVWGKHTLFEESLRSPLIVSFDGMDDPGESSSAIVETIDIFPTVCELASIPRPNGIDGQSLVPNINDPKKQGTEAVSYGSRATTIRTPTHRMVLHRNGYAELYDHRTPAGETVNIAEREPETVQRLTEKLHSKRSFPRN
- a CDS encoding sulfatase family protein, coding for MRMRIAAFFCVLFTAAVGVANDRPNVVILFADDMGYGDPACYGHPQIRTPNIDALAKDGLRLTSFVTGSWCVPSRTQLITGRYMPRVKFNGGTGADGRGGLPDSEWTLAEALQDAGYATHMVGKWHLGYKLKKFLPVHQGFDTWFGLPYSNDYIRPWVQTDEPLGLYRGDEMVEHPFDQDPLTQRYTAEATSLIKKHSADQPFLLYIAYAMPHLPLHVSKEFRGKSQFGLYGDVIEEVDWSIGQILKTLDQKGLTENTLVFFASDNGPWINMPPRMQQAGNELWHAGSVGPLRGSKGETYEGGPRVPAIIRWPSKIKPGRVSAELVGMPDIYRTLLSVAKAEPSPNVVDGHDLTAFLQGDVASSPRKDYFYFRSGLEAVRVGDWKLRTKTGTAELFHMRTDPYERVNRAADKPEIVKDLYQRMQVMAKEVGKRVQKIEN